In Amycolatopsis endophytica, the following are encoded in one genomic region:
- a CDS encoding MFS transporter, which translates to MIVESRPRGVLWTAEHRMTTVASLLVVTLIAFENMGVATAMPTMVADLGGQRLYSWPFTSFLVASVVATVLSGRICDRRGPALPLIAGPAPLFLAGLLVAGTARSMALLLAGRVLQGLGTGLVLVAVSLLIALVYTDRERPVMYAANAAAWVLPAVVGPTVAGLVTEHLGWRWVFLGLAPLTVVGLAMLVQVARRLTHVPGEQQRRAGIVVALAAAFGVAALTWAAQHPSPAALAYGGAGLAALALAVRRLVPPGTVTARPGLPTVVASRALLGGAFAGMEAYLPLAMTTVHGYSPALAGLPLTATALTWSAASAVQGRHPDWSRETLLRAGFGMVAVSVLLFALVAQPWFPGWIAFAACLVGGAGMGIAYPSISLLLLRFSPEHERGFNTSAMQLGDWVASALTVGFGGVLLGLVASAGRPAPALGVLGLTLAALALLGVVITRRWPTRG; encoded by the coding sequence ATGATCGTCGAAAGCCGGCCGCGCGGGGTGTTGTGGACGGCCGAGCACCGGATGACCACCGTGGCCAGCCTGCTCGTCGTCACGCTCATCGCGTTCGAGAACATGGGTGTGGCCACCGCGATGCCCACCATGGTCGCCGACCTTGGCGGGCAGCGCCTCTACTCCTGGCCGTTCACGTCGTTCCTCGTCGCGAGTGTCGTCGCCACCGTGCTGTCCGGCCGGATCTGCGACCGGCGGGGTCCGGCGCTGCCGTTGATCGCCGGGCCGGCGCCGCTGTTCCTCGCCGGTCTGCTCGTCGCGGGCACCGCGCGGAGCATGGCCCTCCTGCTCGCCGGACGGGTCCTGCAGGGGCTCGGCACGGGCCTGGTGCTCGTCGCCGTGTCGCTGCTCATCGCGCTCGTCTACACCGACCGCGAACGGCCCGTGATGTACGCCGCGAACGCCGCGGCCTGGGTGCTGCCCGCGGTCGTCGGGCCGACCGTCGCGGGCCTGGTCACCGAGCACCTCGGCTGGCGCTGGGTGTTCCTCGGCCTCGCCCCGCTCACCGTCGTCGGCCTGGCCATGCTCGTCCAGGTCGCCCGCCGGCTCACGCACGTACCCGGCGAACAGCAGCGCCGCGCGGGGATCGTCGTCGCGCTCGCGGCCGCGTTCGGCGTCGCCGCGCTGACCTGGGCCGCCCAGCACCCCAGCCCCGCCGCACTCGCCTACGGAGGCGCCGGGCTGGCCGCGCTGGCCCTCGCGGTCCGCCGTCTCGTCCCGCCGGGCACCGTCACGGCACGGCCCGGCCTGCCCACCGTCGTCGCTTCACGGGCCCTGCTCGGCGGCGCCTTCGCCGGGATGGAGGCTTACCTGCCGCTGGCCATGACCACCGTCCACGGCTACAGCCCGGCGCTCGCCGGTCTCCCGCTCACCGCGACCGCGCTGACCTGGTCCGCGGCCTCCGCCGTCCAGGGCCGCCACCCGGACTGGTCCCGCGAAACGCTCCTGCGCGCGGGTTTCGGCATGGTCGCCGTCAGCGTGCTCCTGTTCGCGCTCGTCGCCCAGCCGTGGTTCCCGGGCTGGATCGCGTTCGCCGCGTGCCTGGTCGGCGGCGCGGGCATGGGCATCGCCTACCCGTCGATCTCGCTGCTGTTGCTGCGTTTCTCGCCCGAGCACGAGCGCGGCTTCAACACCTCGGCGATGCAGCTGGGCGACTGGGTCGCCTCGGCGCTGACCGTCGGCTTCGGCGGGGTCCTGCTCGGCCTGGTCGCCTCCGCCGGGCGGCCCGCGCCCGCGCTCGGTGTGCTCGGCCTCACCCTGGCCGCTCTTGCGCTGCTCGGCGTCGTCATCACCCGCCGGTGGCCCACGCGCGGGTGA
- a CDS encoding lysophospholipid acyltransferase family protein, protein MSHPWMPASPCGDGCLTPGAATVGPVRRALRFTAAVSVVLLAFGALPALVVRRFREPVARTVFRGVLRAFGVRLVVRGERLDGGGRGALVVNNHISWLDIVAVNAVRPMRALAKKEIAGWPVLGALVARGGSIFLDRERLSTLPSTMAELSAAMRDGSLVSVTPEGTTWCGLASGRFRPATFQAAIDAGVPVRPLALRYRMADGRETTQPAFIGPESLIDSLNRVAALRGLVLEVTVCGEIAPGRAADRRELAGMAEAAVQAALGNVRVPVQQRRRVPVRVEHFEQV, encoded by the coding sequence ATGAGCCACCCCTGGATGCCCGCCTCACCGTGCGGCGACGGCTGTCTGACGCCGGGCGCGGCGACCGTCGGGCCGGTGCGCCGCGCGCTGCGCTTCACCGCGGCGGTTTCGGTGGTGCTGCTGGCGTTCGGGGCGCTGCCGGCGTTGGTCGTCCGACGATTCCGGGAACCCGTGGCGCGCACGGTGTTCCGCGGGGTGCTGCGGGCGTTCGGGGTACGGCTGGTGGTGCGCGGTGAACGTCTCGACGGTGGCGGGCGCGGGGCGCTGGTGGTGAACAACCACATCTCGTGGCTGGACATCGTGGCGGTCAACGCCGTGCGGCCGATGCGCGCGCTCGCCAAGAAGGAGATCGCGGGCTGGCCGGTGCTCGGTGCGCTCGTGGCCCGCGGCGGCAGCATTTTCCTCGACAGGGAACGGCTTTCCACACTTCCGTCCACGATGGCCGAACTGTCCGCCGCGATGCGCGACGGTTCGCTGGTCAGCGTCACGCCCGAGGGCACGACCTGGTGCGGTCTGGCCTCCGGCCGGTTCCGCCCGGCGACGTTCCAAGCGGCGATCGACGCCGGGGTGCCGGTGCGGCCGCTGGCGTTGCGGTACCGGATGGCGGACGGCCGCGAGACCACGCAGCCTGCCTTCATCGGTCCCGAATCACTGATCGACTCGCTCAACCGCGTCGCGGCGCTGCGTGGGCTGGTGCTGGAAGTGACGGTGTGCGGGGAAATCGCGCCCGGCCGTGCCGCGGACCGGCGTGAGCTGGCCGGAATGGCGGAGGCCGCGGTGCAGGCCGCGCTGGGGAACGTGCGCGTGCCGGTGCAGCAGCGGCGGCGGGTGCCCGTCCGGGTGGAGCACTTCGAGCAGGTGTAG
- a CDS encoding GNAT family N-acetyltransferase: protein MTRSQLLVSTDCQDGQLPEGAARYSLLVAYDNDEVVAAQRLRYQVFAGEMGAKLHSAPGLDVDRFDEFCDHLVVRDDNTGEIVGTYRMLPPDRAAKAGGLYSETEFDLTNLAGLRGSLVETGRSCVHPDHRTGAVVSLVWAGIGRYMLLSGHRYLGGCASVPLNDGGTYAAGVWDILRVKHYASESNRVTPLNPWQDTGVARPARAVLPPLIKGYTRLGAKVCGPAAHDPDFAVADFFTLLDMQAMDARYLKFFLGNQA, encoded by the coding sequence ATGACGCGGTCCCAGTTGCTCGTCAGCACCGATTGCCAGGACGGCCAGCTGCCCGAGGGCGCTGCCCGGTATTCATTGCTCGTCGCCTACGACAACGATGAAGTCGTTGCGGCACAGCGGCTTCGTTACCAGGTCTTCGCCGGGGAGATGGGTGCGAAGCTGCATTCGGCGCCCGGTCTGGACGTCGACCGGTTCGACGAGTTCTGCGATCATCTCGTGGTTCGCGACGACAACACGGGGGAGATCGTCGGCACCTACCGGATGCTGCCGCCCGATCGGGCCGCGAAGGCCGGTGGGCTGTACTCGGAGACCGAGTTCGACCTGACGAACCTCGCCGGGCTGCGCGGGTCGCTCGTGGAGACCGGACGGTCGTGCGTACACCCCGACCACCGGACAGGCGCCGTGGTGAGCCTGGTGTGGGCGGGCATCGGGCGGTACATGCTGCTGTCCGGCCACCGCTACCTCGGGGGATGCGCATCGGTCCCGCTCAACGACGGTGGCACGTACGCGGCCGGTGTGTGGGACATCCTCCGCGTCAAGCACTACGCGAGCGAGTCGAACCGGGTGACACCGCTGAACCCGTGGCAGGACACCGGCGTCGCGCGGCCCGCCCGTGCGGTGCTGCCCCCGCTGATCAAGGGGTACACGCGGCTCGGCGCGAAGGTGTGCGGTCCGGCCGCGCACGACCCGGACTTCGCGGTCGCCGACTTCTTCACCCTGCTCGACATGCAGGCGATGGACGCACGCTATCTCAAGTTCTTCCTCGGGAACCAGGCATGA
- a CDS encoding electron transfer flavoprotein subunit alpha/FixB family protein — translation MAEVLVLVDHLAGELKKTTFEALTAARELGEPSAVVVGAPGTAGKFKEQLGSYGAAKVYVAESEDAGNYLVTPKVDALAKLVEQASPAAVIVTASAEGKEVSGRLAIRVGGGLVYDAVGVNSDGTVEQSIFGGAYSVKAKAQGLPIISVRPGAVEAAQAEGAAAEEAVELPAVDAAKSAKITGVEPVTGGDRPELTEATIVVSGGRGVGSADKFDVVEKLADSLGAAVGASRAAVDSGYYPAQFQVGQTGKTVSPQLYVALGISGAIQHRAGMQTSKTIVAVNKDPEAPIFEIADFGVVGDLFNVAPQLTEEVAKRKS, via the coding sequence ATGGCTGAAGTTCTGGTTCTCGTCGATCACTTGGCCGGCGAGCTGAAGAAGACCACGTTCGAAGCGCTGACCGCGGCCCGTGAGCTGGGCGAGCCGTCGGCCGTCGTCGTCGGCGCACCGGGCACCGCGGGCAAGTTCAAGGAGCAGCTGGGCTCCTACGGTGCGGCGAAGGTATATGTGGCCGAGTCCGAGGACGCGGGCAACTACCTGGTGACCCCGAAGGTCGACGCGCTGGCGAAGCTGGTCGAGCAGGCGTCCCCGGCGGCGGTGATCGTCACCGCGTCCGCCGAGGGCAAGGAGGTCTCCGGCCGTCTCGCGATCCGGGTCGGCGGTGGCCTGGTCTACGACGCCGTCGGTGTGAACTCGGACGGCACCGTGGAGCAGTCGATCTTCGGTGGCGCCTACTCGGTGAAGGCGAAGGCGCAGGGCCTGCCGATCATCTCGGTGCGCCCGGGCGCGGTGGAGGCCGCGCAGGCCGAGGGCGCGGCGGCCGAAGAGGCTGTCGAGCTGCCCGCGGTGGACGCCGCCAAATCCGCGAAGATCACCGGCGTGGAGCCGGTCACGGGCGGCGACCGTCCGGAGCTGACCGAGGCCACCATCGTCGTGTCCGGTGGTCGTGGTGTCGGTTCGGCCGACAAGTTCGACGTGGTGGAGAAGCTGGCCGACTCGCTTGGTGCGGCGGTCGGTGCCTCCCGTGCCGCTGTCGACTCCGGTTACTACCCGGCGCAGTTCCAGGTGGGCCAGACCGGCAAGACGGTTTCGCCCCAGCTGTACGTCGCGCTCGGGATCTCCGGTGCGATCCAGCACCGCGCCGGTATGCAGACCTCGAAGACGATCGTCGCGGTCAACAAGGACCCCGAGGCGCCGATCTTCGAGATCGCCGACTTCGGCGTGGTGGGCGACCTGTTCAATGTCGCCCCGCAGCTGACCGAAGAGGTCGCCAAGCGCAAGAGCTGA
- a CDS encoding electron transfer flavoprotein subunit beta/FixA family protein, which produces MTNIVVLVKQVPDTYSERKLSDGDHTLDRESADAVLDEINEKAVEEALKIKEAGEGEVTVISVGPDRATDAIRKALSMGADKAIHVSDEALHGSDAVATAKVLAAAVGKVEGVDLVIAGNEASDGRAGAVPAMLAELLGLPQLTQVRSLTVEGSTVKADRETDDGLTHLEANLPALVSVTEKINEPRYPSFKGIMAAKKKPVETLTVADLGVDAGAVGLGSALSTVVEAAPKPPRTAGERVEDEGDGGSKIATYLVGQKII; this is translated from the coding sequence ATGACGAACATTGTTGTCCTGGTCAAGCAGGTGCCAGACACCTATTCGGAGCGCAAGCTCTCCGACGGCGACCACACGCTTGACCGCGAGTCCGCCGACGCCGTTCTCGACGAGATCAACGAGAAGGCCGTCGAAGAAGCGCTGAAGATCAAGGAAGCCGGCGAGGGCGAGGTCACCGTGATCTCGGTGGGCCCGGACCGCGCGACCGACGCCATCCGCAAGGCCCTGTCGATGGGCGCGGACAAGGCCATCCACGTCTCGGACGAGGCCCTGCACGGTTCCGACGCCGTGGCCACCGCGAAGGTGCTCGCCGCCGCTGTCGGCAAGGTCGAGGGTGTCGACCTGGTCATCGCGGGCAACGAGGCATCGGACGGCCGTGCCGGTGCGGTTCCCGCGATGCTGGCCGAGCTGCTGGGCCTGCCGCAGCTGACCCAGGTGCGGTCGCTGACGGTCGAGGGCTCGACGGTCAAGGCCGACCGGGAGACCGACGACGGCCTGACGCACCTCGAGGCGAACCTGCCCGCGCTGGTGAGCGTCACCGAGAAGATCAACGAGCCGCGTTACCCGTCCTTCAAGGGCATCATGGCCGCGAAGAAGAAGCCGGTCGAGACGCTCACGGTCGCCGACCTCGGCGTCGACGCGGGCGCGGTCGGCCTCGGCAGCGCACTGTCCACTGTGGTCGAAGCGGCCCCGAAGCCCCCGCGCACCGCGGGCGAGCGGGTCGAGGACGAGGGTGACGGCGGCAGCAAGATCGCCACGTACCTGGTCGGCCAGAAGATCATCTGA
- a CDS encoding DegV family protein encodes MSNHVAVVTDSTASLPEQLRRQWGIASIQLQLQVGDHIDEESRFDRSHLVEALSAGERVTTNPPDPGAFFWTYQDAVSAGASAIVSLHISQRMSATLQAAHEAAQQVQIPVYTVDSGTTGMSLGFAALSAARAAAAGAPAERVIDAAQRRFATSSELIYVDTLEYLRRGGRIGGATALLGTALSIKPLLTVRGGEVSPLSRAAGSRRAMAKLVDLAADRAGHLPTDLAISCFRPTNRELMLVQQLRERVPNVRELSIVEASTVIGAHVGPGALSITVSPG; translated from the coding sequence GTGTCCAACCACGTCGCCGTAGTCACCGACTCGACCGCGTCCCTGCCCGAGCAGCTCCGCAGACAGTGGGGCATCGCCTCCATCCAGCTCCAGCTGCAGGTCGGGGACCACATCGACGAGGAGAGCCGGTTCGACAGAAGCCACCTGGTCGAGGCTCTGAGCGCCGGCGAACGGGTGACGACGAACCCGCCGGACCCTGGCGCGTTCTTCTGGACCTACCAGGACGCGGTGAGCGCCGGGGCGAGCGCGATCGTCAGCCTGCACATCTCGCAGCGCATGTCCGCGACCCTGCAGGCGGCCCACGAAGCGGCCCAGCAGGTGCAAATCCCGGTGTACACGGTGGACAGCGGGACGACCGGGATGAGCCTCGGCTTCGCGGCGCTCTCCGCCGCCCGCGCGGCCGCCGCGGGCGCTCCGGCGGAGCGGGTGATCGATGCCGCGCAGCGCCGCTTCGCGACCAGTAGCGAGCTGATCTACGTGGACACCCTGGAGTACCTGCGCCGTGGCGGCCGGATCGGCGGCGCGACCGCACTGCTGGGCACCGCGCTCTCGATCAAGCCCCTGCTCACCGTTCGTGGCGGCGAGGTGTCGCCGCTGTCCCGGGCGGCGGGCAGCCGTCGCGCGATGGCCAAGCTGGTCGATCTGGCGGCCGACCGGGCCGGTCACCTCCCGACCGACCTCGCGATCTCCTGCTTCCGGCCTACCAACCGCGAGCTGATGCTGGTGCAGCAGCTGCGTGAGCGGGTGCCCAACGTCCGCGAGCTGAGCATCGTCGAAGCCAGCACGGTGATAGGAGCGCACGTCGGGCCGGGTGCGCTGAGCATCACGGTCTCCCCTGGGTAG
- a CDS encoding ATP-binding protein yields the protein MHTATTIRDDQHVQADVRRFAAAPFDGRPVETATDADLDVRLFRTTYLPSFVAAESLEEKNHPVEADLAWLRLTTPGGVPTALGLLSVGRDPSAHVPGAYVQFIRYQGRDLDAPVIDQQELRGNLVATATRLSALLSGHLRTRLTDGEGFREEQLPDYPLEALRETCMNAVMHRNYETSHAPIRITWFDDRIEVTNPGGPYGQVRADNFDRVHDYRNPNLARAMKALGYVNRFGRGIFRIRSAMARAGNPVPEFHVDSSSWTVVLRKWP from the coding sequence GTGCACACGGCCACCACCATCCGGGATGACCAGCACGTCCAGGCCGACGTCCGCCGCTTCGCGGCCGCCCCCTTCGACGGCAGACCGGTCGAGACCGCCACCGACGCCGACCTCGACGTGCGCCTGTTCCGCACCACCTACCTGCCTTCGTTCGTGGCGGCGGAGTCACTGGAAGAAAAAAACCACCCGGTGGAAGCCGACCTCGCCTGGCTGCGGCTGACCACACCGGGCGGCGTGCCGACGGCGCTCGGCCTGCTCTCGGTCGGCCGCGACCCCAGCGCGCACGTCCCAGGCGCGTACGTCCAGTTCATCCGCTATCAGGGACGCGACCTCGACGCCCCGGTCATCGACCAGCAGGAGCTGCGCGGCAACCTCGTCGCGACGGCAACGAGGCTGAGCGCGCTGCTCAGCGGTCACCTGCGGACGCGGCTGACCGACGGCGAGGGCTTCCGCGAGGAGCAGCTGCCGGACTACCCGCTGGAGGCGCTGCGGGAGACGTGCATGAACGCGGTCATGCACCGCAACTACGAGACCTCGCACGCGCCGATCCGGATCACCTGGTTCGACGACCGCATCGAGGTGACCAACCCGGGCGGCCCGTACGGCCAGGTGCGGGCGGACAACTTCGACCGCGTCCACGACTACCGCAACCCGAACCTGGCCCGCGCGATGAAGGCGCTCGGCTACGTGAACCGGTTCGGCCGCGGCATCTTCCGCATCCGCTCGGCCATGGCACGGGCGGGCAATCCGGTGCCGGAGTTCCACGTCGACTCCTCGTCGTGGACGGTCGTGCTGCGGAAGTGGCCCTGA
- a CDS encoding class I SAM-dependent methyltransferase: MSTSRAEALHLTGERTVPGIAEENYWFRRHEAAYHALLPWCADAVVLEAGCGEGYGAGLIASTARAVLALDYDQPTTEHVARRYREVWTARGNLVQLPVRDGAIDVVANFQVIEHLWDQGAFLSECLRVLRPGGRLLVTTPNRLTFTPDSDTPLNPFHTRELAAAELDSLLREAGFAVEVLHGLHHGPGVRALDERYGGSVIDAQLEVVMGHLPGQAPWPPALLADIAAIGASDFEIHGDRLDESLDLVAVAVRP, encoded by the coding sequence GTGAGCACGTCGCGCGCCGAAGCACTGCACCTGACCGGGGAACGCACGGTTCCGGGCATCGCCGAGGAAAACTACTGGTTTCGCCGTCATGAGGCGGCCTACCACGCGCTGCTGCCGTGGTGCGCGGACGCGGTGGTGCTGGAGGCCGGATGCGGCGAGGGCTACGGCGCCGGGCTGATCGCCTCGACGGCTCGCGCGGTGCTGGCGCTGGACTACGACCAGCCGACCACCGAGCACGTCGCGCGGCGCTACCGCGAGGTGTGGACGGCGCGGGGGAACCTGGTCCAGTTGCCGGTGCGCGACGGGGCCATCGATGTGGTCGCGAACTTCCAGGTCATCGAGCACCTGTGGGATCAGGGCGCGTTCCTGTCCGAATGCCTGCGCGTGCTGCGGCCGGGCGGGCGGCTGCTGGTCACCACGCCGAACCGGCTGACGTTCACCCCGGACAGCGACACCCCGCTGAACCCGTTCCACACCAGGGAACTCGCGGCGGCGGAGCTGGATTCGCTGTTGCGGGAGGCGGGTTTCGCGGTCGAAGTGCTGCACGGTCTGCACCACGGGCCGGGTGTGCGCGCGCTGGACGAGCGGTACGGCGGGTCGGTCATCGACGCGCAGCTGGAAGTCGTGATGGGACACCTGCCGGGGCAGGCGCCGTGGCCGCCCGCGCTGCTCGCCGACATCGCCGCGATCGGCGCTTCGGACTTCGAGATCCACGGCGACCGCCTCGACGAGAGCCTGGACCTGGTCGCGGTGGCGGTGCGGCCGTGA
- a CDS encoding 1,4-alpha-glucan branching protein domain-containing protein — protein MTREGTFCLVLHSHLPWLPHHGSWPVGEEWLYQAWAHSYLPVVDLVRRFAAEGKRDVLTLGVTPVLAAQLDDPYALRAFHEWLGHWQLRTVQAGTLWRSDPLLRELGAHEYRAATRALEDFETQWRHGFSPLLRSLVDSGVLELLGGPYAHPFQPLLDERIRSFFLRGGLADTALRTGHRPEGIWAPECGYAPGMEAGYAAAGVRRFLVDGPSLHGDTAFARPVGASDVLSFGRDLEVTYRVWSPRAGYPGHAHYRDFHTWAHEVGLKPSRVTGKQVEPSDKAPYEPALAADTVRTHVKDFVETVVSRLRSLREQHGREAMVVAAYDTELFGHWWHEGPAWLEGVLRALPEAGVRVTTLRGAVDAGLVGPAVELPASSWGSGKDWRVWDGEQVADMVADNAALQERLLALPRSGARDKVADWAVGEAMMSLSSDWAFMVTKNSAADYARRRAAVHTSRFDELAGWVGRGPLPAPVERWARQDNPFGRLDARDL, from the coding sequence GTGACCCGCGAGGGGACGTTCTGCCTGGTGCTGCACAGCCATCTGCCGTGGCTGCCGCACCACGGCTCGTGGCCGGTCGGCGAGGAATGGCTCTACCAGGCGTGGGCGCATTCGTACCTGCCGGTGGTCGACCTGGTGCGCAGGTTCGCGGCCGAAGGCAAGCGGGACGTGCTGACGCTCGGCGTGACGCCGGTGCTCGCGGCGCAGCTCGACGATCCCTACGCGCTGCGGGCGTTCCACGAATGGCTCGGGCACTGGCAGTTGCGGACCGTGCAGGCCGGGACGTTGTGGCGTTCGGACCCGTTGCTGCGCGAGCTGGGCGCGCACGAGTACCGCGCGGCGACGCGAGCTTTGGAGGACTTCGAAACCCAATGGCGGCACGGGTTTTCGCCGCTGCTTCGGTCGCTTGTGGACTCCGGGGTTCTGGAGCTGCTGGGCGGCCCGTACGCGCATCCGTTCCAGCCGCTGCTGGACGAGCGCATCCGGTCGTTCTTCCTGCGGGGCGGGCTGGCGGACACGGCGCTGCGGACCGGGCACCGCCCGGAGGGCATCTGGGCGCCCGAATGCGGCTACGCGCCGGGCATGGAGGCCGGTTACGCGGCGGCCGGGGTGCGGCGGTTCCTGGTGGACGGGCCGTCGTTGCACGGCGACACGGCCTTCGCGCGCCCGGTGGGCGCCTCCGACGTGCTGAGTTTCGGGCGGGACCTGGAGGTCACGTACCGGGTCTGGTCGCCGCGCGCGGGCTATCCGGGGCACGCGCATTACCGCGATTTCCACACCTGGGCGCACGAGGTCGGGCTGAAACCGTCGCGGGTGACGGGCAAGCAGGTCGAGCCGTCGGACAAGGCGCCGTACGAACCGGCGCTGGCCGCGGACACGGTCCGCACGCACGTGAAGGACTTCGTCGAGACGGTCGTGTCGCGGCTGCGGTCGCTGCGGGAGCAGCACGGCCGTGAGGCGATGGTGGTCGCCGCCTACGACACCGAACTGTTCGGCCACTGGTGGCACGAGGGCCCGGCGTGGCTCGAAGGTGTGCTGCGGGCGTTGCCGGAGGCCGGGGTGCGGGTGACGACGCTGCGCGGCGCGGTCGACGCCGGGCTCGTCGGGCCCGCGGTCGAGCTGCCCGCGTCGTCCTGGGGGTCCGGTAAGGACTGGCGCGTGTGGGACGGCGAGCAGGTGGCCGACATGGTCGCCGACAACGCGGCCCTGCAGGAGCGGCTGCTGGCGCTGCCGCGCTCCGGGGCGCGGGACAAGGTCGCCGACTGGGCCGTCGGCGAGGCGATGATGTCACTGTCCAGCGACTGGGCGTTCATGGTCACGAAGAACTCCGCGGCCGACTACGCCCGCCGCCGCGCCGCTGTGCACACCTCGCGCTTCGACGAGCTGGCCGGATGGGTCGGCCGGGGACCGCTGCCCGCTCCGGTGGAACGCTGGGCCCGCCAGGACAACCCCTTCGGCCGACTGGACGCACGAGACTTGTGA
- a CDS encoding nuclear transport factor 2 family protein encodes MSDRPPFPPFDEVTAAQKVQAAEDAWNTRDPEKVALAYTLDSVWRNRDRHVVGRDAIVEFLRRKWERELDYALRKELWGFRRNRIAVRFQYECHDADGQWWRSYGNELWEFTDNGLMRRREASINDVPISESERRIFGPRPESERDAPLPVF; translated from the coding sequence ATGTCCGATCGTCCCCCGTTCCCGCCGTTCGACGAGGTCACCGCCGCCCAGAAGGTGCAAGCCGCGGAGGACGCGTGGAACACCCGCGATCCGGAGAAGGTCGCGCTGGCCTACACCCTCGATTCGGTCTGGCGCAACCGGGACCGCCACGTGGTGGGCCGCGACGCGATCGTCGAGTTCCTGCGCCGGAAGTGGGAGCGCGAGCTGGATTACGCGCTACGCAAGGAACTGTGGGGCTTCCGTCGCAACCGGATCGCCGTGCGCTTCCAGTACGAGTGCCACGACGCCGACGGCCAGTGGTGGCGCAGCTACGGCAACGAGCTGTGGGAGTTCACCGACAACGGGTTGATGCGCCGTCGCGAGGCGAGCATCAACGACGTCCCGATCAGCGAGTCCGAGCGCCGCATCTTCGGCCCGCGCCCGGAGTCCGAGCGCGACGCCCCGCTGCCGGTGTTCTGA
- a CDS encoding TetR/AcrR family transcriptional regulator: MDLDEARVRVLDAAGELFAARGIQAVGMDAIRAGSGVSLKRLYQCFPAKGDLVEAWLRRRDAWWRQSLADYVGTRSDPVLAVFDWLRRWFGEEDFRGCAFLNAWGELGESVPGVARVVREHKDLVRAYLRSVAGSDDLGDQIFTLVEGATVIAGVTGDPEAAGRAQAAARTLLRTSSSGG; the protein is encoded by the coding sequence ATGGACCTGGACGAGGCACGTGTCAGGGTGCTCGACGCGGCGGGAGAACTGTTCGCCGCGCGCGGCATCCAGGCGGTGGGGATGGACGCGATCCGGGCCGGGTCGGGCGTGTCGCTCAAGCGGCTGTACCAGTGCTTCCCGGCGAAGGGCGATCTCGTCGAGGCGTGGCTGCGCCGCCGGGACGCGTGGTGGCGGCAGTCGCTGGCGGACTACGTCGGGACGCGGTCCGATCCGGTGCTCGCGGTGTTCGACTGGCTGCGGCGGTGGTTCGGCGAGGAGGACTTCCGGGGGTGCGCGTTCCTGAACGCCTGGGGAGAACTGGGTGAGTCGGTACCCGGTGTTGCTCGTGTGGTGCGGGAGCACAAGGACTTGGTGCGGGCCTACCTGCGTTCGGTGGCCGGTTCGGACGATCTCGGCGACCAGATCTTCACCCTCGTCGAGGGCGCGACGGTAATCGCCGGCGTCACCGGCGATCCGGAGGCCGCCGGCCGGGCGCAAGCCGCGGCGAGGACCCTGCTCCGGACGAGTTCCTCAGGTGGTTGA